One stretch of Caloenas nicobarica isolate bCalNic1 chromosome 2, bCalNic1.hap1, whole genome shotgun sequence DNA includes these proteins:
- the AZIN1 gene encoding antizyme inhibitor 1, with protein MKGFLEDANYSIGLLDEGATLADVIDNCIYEHTHTGKKAFYVGDLGKLVKKNIQWQNVMAPIKPFYPVRCNSTPGVLEILGTLGVGFACSSKSEMALVQDLGISPENIIYTNPCKQASQIKYAAKAGINIMTCDNDTELKKIARNHPNAKLLLHIATEDITADEEVNMKFGTTLKNCRHLMECAKELGVQIIGVKFHVSGSCKELQTYIHAISDARCVFDMAEEFGFKMNMLDIGGGFTGSELQLEEVNHVIRPLLDVYFPKESGVNVIAEPGCYYVSSAFTLAVNIIAKKTECDKLLPSGVEQTGNDDEPIFTYYINDGVYGSFASKLSEKWNTIPEVHKKYKEDEPLFASSLRGPSCDELDQIVENCLLPELSVGDWLLFDNMGSGTLGEQSTFNDYQRPLIYYTMSFSDWDEMQDAGTASDTLMKNFFFVPSCIQLSPEDRFSTAA; from the exons ATGAAAGGATTTCTTGAGGATGCAAATTACTCCATTGGCCTGTTGGATGAAGGAGCAACTCTTGCAGATGTTATTGACAACTGTATTTATGAACATACCCAT actggaaaaaaagcattttatgttGGTGATCTTGGAAAGCTTGTGAAGAAGAATATACAATGGCAGAATGTGATGGCACCAATAAAGCCATTTTATCCTGTAAGATGCAATTCTACTCCAGGTGTACTTGAAATTTTGGGAACCCTTGGTGTTGGATTTGCATGTTCCAGTAAA tctgaaatggCATTGGTACAAGACCTGGGCATTTCTCCTGAAAACATTATATATACAAATCCTTGCAAGCAAGCTTCTCAGATAAAGTATGCAGCGAAAGCTGGGATAAACATCATGACTTGTGACAATGATACTGAGCTGAAGAAAATTGCACGTAACCATCCAAATGCTAA GCTCTTACTGCACATTGCCACAGAAGACATTACTGCTGATGAGGAGGTGAATATGAAGTTTGGCACCACCCTGAAGAACTGTAGGCACCTCATGGAATGTGCTAAGGAGTTGGGAGTCCAAATAATTGGTGTGAA atttcaTGTTTCAGGCTCTTGCAAGGAACTGCAAACATACATTCATGCTATATCTGATGCTCGGTGTGTGTTTGACATGGCT GAAGAATTTGGCTTTAAGATGAACATGTTGGATATTGGTGGAGGCTTCACAGGTTCAGAACTTCAGCTGGAAGAG GTTAATCATGTCATCAGGCCATTGCTGGATGTATACTTTCCTAAGGAATCTGGTGTTAATGTGATTGCAGAGCCTGGATGTTACTATGTTTCATCTGCATTTACACTAGCAGTCAACATCATTGCTAAGAAGACTGAGTGTGATAAACTTCTTCCTTCTGGAG TGGAGCAAACCGGGAATGACGATGAACCAATATTTACGTATTACATAAATGATGGTGTTTATGGTTCATTTGCAAGTAAATTGTCTGAGAAATGGAATACTATCCCAGAGGTTCACAAG AAATACAAGGAAGATGAGCCTCTGTTTGCAAGCAGCCTTCGGGGTCCATCCTGTGATGAGCTTGATCAAATTGTGGAAAACTGTCTTCTTCCTGAGTTGAGCGTTGGAGATTGGCTGCTCTTTGATAATATGGGTTCTGGTACCTTGGGTGAACAGTCTACCTTTAACGACTATCAGAGGCCACTGATTTACTACACAATGTCTTTCAGTGACTG GGATGAGATGCAAGATGCTGGAACTGCTTCAGACACATTGATGAAGAACTTCTTCTTTGTGCCTTCTTGCATTCAGCTGAGCCCGGAAGACCGCTTTTCCACTGCAGCTTAA